The sequence cattttttacataattatcctttaagtttaaaatatgtacaattataactaatataaataattttggaagacagttttttttatcaaaagatgATTCTTTATATAAGAATCAAATACAAAGAAGTTTTTCTAAGtcagatttagaaaaaaatcaaagatacaAGAAGTTATTTCTGGAGTTGAAATGTATTAATtgatcatttataaaatataataatattgacGGTTAAATAAATCTACTTTTCTTTTGATGAATAAATaagatttaatttgttttattgttatttGTATAATGTACATTTAtgtaataaatgtttatttttaaataatattataataatgtgAAAAATcttgcaaaatttaaaatgaatagAGTTAATTTTCAACTATCATAATTAAACAACTTTAATCctaaaatcaaaataaagatGTTAAACAACTTTTagaataagaaatagaaaaatacattagaGAAGAGAAATTTTCACTATTCGAAACTTTTGGTTTTCTAAATCCACTGCCGTTCGTGATCAGAGAAGATATTTCAATAATGTTTGGCTAACTGATAGTGTCTTTTGGACTACATTATTCTTTAGAAGAACTTTAAGTTAGACTCTATTATATGGTGGGATATGATAAATCCATATTAATATTCCGGAAACATATTTTACCTGAAATCAGCATCTACTCATATCACAACTCATTTATGGTACTAAAATTTAGTGGACCATAGCGACAATAAATATTggggaagaaaagaaagaaagaaagaaatatctGGGTGTAATAAATATAACTGACGGGCTCAGGAGTGTCTATCTGACTTGGCTACGTGTTCTCTCTATTCTTCCCTTCTCACTCTCTCACTTGTTGGGTGGGAAAGTAgaagaaacaaagcaaaaaaTGGTTAGGAAAATATGTGAAATGTGGAGAGAAATGAAGGCTATAACGGCAATGGTGGTGGTTCAAATAGCAACAGCAGTGTTGAATATTTTATTCAAGCTTGCGGTGGTAGATGGTATGGAGCCAAGAGTTCTCGTGGCTTATCGTCTCTTCTTCGCTACACTTTTCATGATTCCCCTTTCTCTTATCTTTCAAAGGTTGTATTTCTCATTCTGCTTTGATATCAATTACTTTGACCAATTATTCTCATTGTTTAACTCCATGTGATCGGCTAGGGAGAAGAGGCCAGAGTTTACATGGAATCTTCTCTTACTAGCACTTCTCTCGGGGCTACTGGGGTACGTCAGTTTTACACACACACAAAAGTTTTCGAAGCTCTACATGTGCTCAAAACTGCAACAATTtccgtttttgtttttgtttcctcaAGTCCCAaccattttttcttcaaaataaatgatcaaACATATAAGGTCTGACTGTTATATAACTGATATAATCATATGCTCAATTATATGTATATGCAatcaactatttaaaaaaaaaaactagccaTTAGCTAGGTAGGATAATAGGGAAGACTACTTATTTAAGCAATCGTCTACATATAgtaaaaaccattttttttttaaacacatagTAAAAACCATATATTATCAATATTACCAACCGGTGGATTTACATTTGAATTCAACATGCACGTACCAGGACGTAAAAACTCTAGACGATTACGTTTCAACGTAATCAGTATGATCAACCAATTAAATCAATATCACCAACCAGTGGTTTTGCATTAaaaaccaatatatatataccaagaACATTGAAGGGCAATTAAATTTATGGTGACGTAAGTACTTGTTCCTAACATAGTTATATAGATTAGTATgtaaaaataactatattaGATCTAATCAAGAGCGTGTGGTCCAATTGTTTCTTCGAGTGGATTGAAAATTCATCATATGAATTAAGTCTAGGGATCGAGTTCTCTCATCAATTCAATTCGATGTGGTTCCTTCTTGACCACTATAGATGTCTTAAATGACAAGAATACTTAACTTTTTACATGTCTTAGAGATTGTTCCAAGTTTTTTTTGgactccatatatatatatatatatattagacttATCATAGTTTTTTGATGATTGAACAGTGCGGTGTTACCGAGTATCTTCACCATTACGGGCCTGGCTCTAACGTCAGCAACATTCGCTTCTGCTGCTGCCGTTCTAACTCCCTTGATCACTTTCGTATTGGCTGCATTTCTTAGGCAAGTGTACATAATTAATAACAGTTTTAATCCATTTATGCATGTTTATATTCtcaaagcaaaaacaaaatagtCTGTTGATATATGGATCGTTATTCAATTTTTGCTGGTGTTAAAGGATGGAGAGTGTAAGGTTTGGAACAAGAGAAGGGAAGGCTAAAGTTTTTGGGACACTCTTTGGTGTTGGTGGAGCTCTTATCTTTATATTCTACAGAGGAAAAGATATTCATATGTGGTCAACGCACGTTGACCTAATGAACAAATCACATGACTTCTCACGTGATGCCTCCCACCATATTTCTATCCTCGGggctctttttgtttttggtggCAACTTTTCCTATGCATTTTGGCTACTATTGCAGGCAAGTtttttcgtttctcttctcCGTATCGCTAAGCATGTGGtgtaatattaagtatatatatatatagtttggaatatattaaaatgCATAATACTTTTTGATAGTACTAGGCAATATTGAGGTGACGTGGCTTATTATCATCTAAATTTAGATATGCACattataaatgatattaaatgTCCGAACTTATGATAACTTTTTTTGGTTTACAGGTAAAAGTAGGCAAACAATTTGGAGGGGCTTACTGGAACGCGACGCTAATGAACCTGACGGGAAGCGTTGTGGCTGTTATTATTGCTCTTTGCTGGAATTGCGATTTGAAGGAATGGAAATTAGGATGGAATATCAGGCTCTTTACGATTGCGTATGCGGTAAATATAAATATCGAATATATATGTCTTGTTCAGTCAAACTAATTGAAGGTCGTATGCAAACTATTCCTTTCATCTAACATAGCATCATTAAATTTTCTAAAGAAGACGGCCATGTTAGTAGAAGTAACACATTCGTACGAGTCAATGAAAGAAGATTTTAAGTTCGCCTTAAAGCTTATCTTTCATGTGGTCTTTTGCAGTCAATTGTGATGTCCGGAATGGTGATAGCAGTCAACGCATGGTGCGTCGAATCTAGAGGACCCTTATTTGTATCGGTATTTAGCCCTGTAGCACTTGTCGTCGTAGCTCTTGTTGGATCATTTATTCTAAACGAAACACTTCACGTGGGGAGGTACAAAAACTCATGTAAATTTTATATTGCTTTGTGGAGATGGATTTGTtatgtgtgtatgtatataacTGTTTATCTTTACATGTCGACATTACAGCATAATTGGTACAGTGATTATTGTGGGAGGATTATACCTTGTGCTATGGggtaaaaacaaagaaatgaaGAGTATCACTCCGACCTCGGATTATATTGAAACAAATAAGACTACTAGCAAAGACATCTCCCTCAAGAATCTCCCAACATTAAGTACAAATGTCCCTTGAATACGAATACAAACCAACAATTGCTTTTTATATATGTTCTATGCTTCTAGCTAGCTATTATGGAGTATTAATTTCTCTATGTATGTTATATGTGATGAAGATTTCTTGAATGTTGTAAGTTATGATATGGGAGTACATCAAAACTATCTCGGATTATAGTTTTGAGACTaatataaaattctaaaatacttattgtttttaattattttgagctCTGCGGCATGTGTATTTAGAAGACAAGATACCTCATTTGTATATAAACCATATTTaagcaatgtttttaaaaccagCCACTAACTGAGCGAAACTTTTTTCGGATCATGGGCTGATATGGTTTGATTGGGTTCAACCAAATTCAGTTGAGTTCaatcataaataaaatagaaaaaaatctgaatgttttcttagttattttttgataaattttaattttaattattttaaatttcaatataaataattataaaataaatttaagtaCAAaccaaatgaaaattatatataataaatattttgactTATAATATTAATCACTGTGAGTTATAAAAATTCAGATattgaatataattaaaaagataaCTTGTAACAGTTATACTGATTTAAAAGACAAATACCTTTAAGAAAACtgattttaatggtaaaatacAAACAACCCCGATTTTTATCCACCCAATCCATATATGTTTTCGGTTCACGGTTTAACCATGTCCAGCCATTGGTTCGGTCCAGATTTAAAACACTGGGTTTGAATAAAACCATTAAAATGCATAGTTGTGTTCAATTTTAATTTAAGGGCATCCTCAAGCCAAATATtccaaattttctaaaaatattaaattaagatattttaatattatgatgAAATTGAGAtacctatttattataagtctaacattttaatgatcatatattcatttttagtttaatatattttaaattcgtaGGAGGTACTTGCAATTTGCAATGAGGATATGTATATTTGGATTAAGTTGAACAGTTGAACTGGGCCGATAATGAGCCGTTCCAATAACTCCCTCTTTGCTAAACCTTAACCCTTTACATAATTGATTCTCCAAGCATCTTTTTTAATGTTTGATTCCTACAAGACAAATCACCAAAGATTCTCGAGTTAACATAAGCAGATGCCACACGATACCATTCTTCCTCTCGACAGAAAAAGAATAACTCACTCCTCGAGGCTTCTTCTTACCTCGTTTTTAAAACTTGTACACGTATGTAAGTATAAATGAATATGTTTAAACTCTAATCCTGAAAAGACTAAATTTCACGTTAAAACATGACATCTGAGTATCGTCCAAGAATTATTGTGAACggaacaagaagaacaagaacatTCCATTACTTCTATTGCCGTCATTGCAGCCGCACCATTAGGCTCCAAAACTATGGTCTATATGGTCCTTTATGTCCTCTCTGTTCTAGAGAGATCAATCTCCACGATGAGCTTGACATTATGAGGCTAAACCGGCCTTATT is a genomic window of Brassica napus cultivar Da-Ae chromosome A2, Da-Ae, whole genome shotgun sequence containing:
- the LOC106419750 gene encoding WAT1-related protein At1g68170 isoform X1, with product MVRKICEMWREMKAITAMVVVQIATAVLNILFKLAVVDGMEPRVLVAYRLFFATLFMIPLSLIFQREKRPEFTWNLLLLALLSGLLGAVLPSIFTITGLALTSATFASAAAVLTPLITFVLAAFLRMESVRFGTREGKAKVFGTLFGVGGALIFIFYRGKDIHMWSTHVDLMNKSHDFSRDASHHISILGALFVFGGNFSYAFWLLLQVKVGKQFGGAYWNATLMNLTGSVVAVIIALCWNCDLKEWKLGWNIRLFTIAYASIVMSGMVIAVNAWCVESRGPLFVSVFSPVALVVVALVGSFILNETLHVGSIIGTVIIVGGLYLVLWGKNKEMKSITPTSDYIETNKTTSKDISLKNLPTLSTNVP
- the LOC106419750 gene encoding WAT1-related protein At1g68170 isoform X2; translation: MVRKICEMWREMKAITAMVVVQIATAVLNILFKLAVVDGMEPRVLVAYRLFFATLFMIPLSLIFQSAVLPSIFTITGLALTSATFASAAAVLTPLITFVLAAFLRMESVRFGTREGKAKVFGTLFGVGGALIFIFYRGKDIHMWSTHVDLMNKSHDFSRDASHHISILGALFVFGGNFSYAFWLLLQVKVGKQFGGAYWNATLMNLTGSVVAVIIALCWNCDLKEWKLGWNIRLFTIAYASIVMSGMVIAVNAWCVESRGPLFVSVFSPVALVVVALVGSFILNETLHVGSIIGTVIIVGGLYLVLWGKNKEMKSITPTSDYIETNKTTSKDISLKNLPTLSTNVP